The Vidua chalybeata isolate OUT-0048 chromosome 17, bVidCha1 merged haplotype, whole genome shotgun sequence genome has a segment encoding these proteins:
- the MATN4 gene encoding matrilin-4, translating to MKLLPVASLLLLLLTTLEARPKPAALKCRTGPLDIVFVIDSSRSVRPFEFETMRRFMMDIIGNLDVGPNATRVGVIQYSSQVQNIFSLKTFFTRADMERAINSIIPLAQGTMTGLAIQYAMNVAFTTQEGARPLHKRIPRIAIIVTDGRPQDRVTEVATQARNAGIEIYAVGIQRADMNSLRAMASPPLEEHVFLVESFELIQQFAKQFQDKLCGVDMCVEREHGCQHSCVSTPGSFYCECNPGYRLNVDGKTCSPIDACADGRHGCQHHCVSVQGSYSCRCRPGYYLSHNKRSCTMIDYCSFGNHSCQHECVSIPNGHYCRCHSGFTLQPDSKSCRATDLCNGVDHGCEFKCVSTEGSYHCVCPEGQQLQADGKTCSKCGAGHVDLVMVIDGSKSVRPQNFELVKQFVNRIVDLLEVSPHGTRVGLVQYSSRVRTEFPLNKYHSADEIKKAVMDVEYMEKGTMTGLALKHMVEHSFSELEGARPLSHNIPRIGLVFTDGRSQDDISEWARRAKESGIVMFAVGVGKAVEEELRAIASEPVEQHFSYSADFTTMTHLVENFSLNICPEEGKGETEIRSPCECEALVQFQTNTVAILQSLTEKIAQMTARLEDLEKQIANKK from the exons ATGAAGCTCCTGCCTGTTgcctctctcctcctgcttcttCTGACAACACTGGAAGCCAGGCCAAAACCTGCAG CACTGAAGTGCAGGACGGGTCCCCTGGACATCGTGTTTGTGATCGACAGCTCGCGCAGCGTGCGCCCCTTCGAGTTCGAGACCATGCGGCGGTTCATGATGGACATCATTGGCAACCTGGACGTGGGCCCCAACGCCACACGGGTGGGGGTGATCCAGTACTCCAGCCAGGTGCAGAACATCTTCTCCCTCAAGACCTTCTTCACACGGGCAGACATGGAGAGGGCCATCAACAGCATCATCCCGCTGGCCCAGGGCACCATGACGGGGCTGGCCATCCAGTACGCCATGAACGTGGCCTTCACCACGCAGGAGGGCGCGCGCCCTCTGCACAAGAGGATCCCCCGCATCGCCATCATCGTGACGGATGGGCGGCCCCAGGACCGCGTCACCGAGGTGGCCACGCAGGCCCGGAACGCTGGCATCGAGATCTACGCCGTGGGAATCCAGCGGGCAGACATGAACTCCCTGCGGGCCATGGCCTCCCCACCGCTGGAGGAGCACGTCTTCCTGGTGGAGTCCTTTGAGCTCATCCAGCAGTTTGCCAAGCAGTTCCAGGACAAGCTTTGCG GGGTGGACATGTGCGTGGAGCGGGAGCAcggctgccagcacagctgcgtCAGCACCCCTGGCTCCTTCTACTGCGAGTGCAACCCAGGCTACAGGCTCAATGTGGATGGAAAGACCTGTTCCC CCATCGATGCGTGTGCGGACGGGAGGCACGGCTGTCAGCACCACTGTGTCAGCGTGCAGGGGTCATACTCCTGCCGCTGCCGGCCAGGTTACTACCTCAGCCACAACAAGAGGAGCTGCACGA TGATTGATTACTGCAGCTTTGGGAACCACAGCTGCCAGCACGAGTGTGTGAGCATCCCTAACGGGCACTACTGCCGCTGCCACAGCGGCTTCACGCTCCAGCCCGACAGCAAGTCCTGCAGGG CCACCGACCTCTGCAACGGGGTGGATCACGGCTGTGAGTTCAAGTGTGTGAGCACGGAGGGCTCCTACCACTGCGTGTGCCCTGagggccagcagctccaggctgatgGCAAGACGTGCAGCA agtGTGGAGCTGGGCATGTCGACCTTGTGATGGTGATTGATGGTTCCAAGAGCGTGCGGCCCCAGAACTTTGAGCTGGTGAAGCAGTTTGTGAACCGTATCGTGGACCTGCTGGAGGTGTCCCCCCACGGCACGCGGGTGGGGCTGGTGCAGTACTCCAGCCGCGTGCGCACCGAGTTCCCCCTCAACAAGTACCACAGCGCGGATGAGATCAAGAAGGCGGTGATGGATGTGGAGTACATGGAGAAAGGCACCATGACAGGCCTGGCCCTCAAGCACATGGTGgagcacagcttctctgagctgGAAGGTGCCAGGCCTCTCTCCCACAACATCCCCAGAATCGGGCTGGTCTTCACGGATGGACGCTCTCAGGATGACATCTCCGAATGGGCCAGAAGAGCAAAGGAATCAG GGATTGTCATGTTTGCCGTGGGTGTCGGAAAAGCTGTGGAAGAAGAACTGAGAGCGATCGCCTCCGAGCCAGTGGAGCAGCACTTCTCCTATTCAGCAGACTTCACCACCATGACCCACCTTGTGGAGAACTTCTCCCTGAACATCTGCCCAG AGGAGGGCAAAGGGGAGACGGAGATCCGCAGCCCGTGCGAATGTGAGGCGCTGGTGCAGTTCCAGACCAACACCGTGGCCATCCTGCAGAGCCTGACCGAGAAAA